A DNA window from Aythya fuligula isolate bAytFul2 chromosome 4, bAytFul2.pri, whole genome shotgun sequence contains the following coding sequences:
- the RAB33B gene encoding ras-related protein Rab-33B → MMAAAAELESSLELSLPGSGSLPPARSRIFKIIVIGDSNVGKTCLTYRFCAGRFPQRTEATIGVDFRERAVTIDGERIKIQLWDTAGQERFRKSMVQHYYRNVHAVVFVYDMTNIASFHSLPSWIEECKQHLLANDIPRILVGNKCDLRSAIQVPTDLAQKFADTHSMPLFETSAKNPNDNDHVEAIFMTLAHKLKSHKPLMLSQPPDRDQIHIKPEPKPAMTCWC, encoded by the exons AtgatggcggcggcggccgagCTGGAGTCGTCGCTGGAGCTGAGCCTGCCGGGCAGCGGCAGCCTGCCCCCGGCGCGCTCCCGCATCTTCAAGATCATCGTCATCGGCGACTCCAACGTGGGCAAGACGTGCCTCACCTACCGCTTCTGCGCCGGCCGCTTCCCGCAGCGCACCGAGGCCACCATCGGCGTGGACTTCCGCGAGCGGGCCGTCACCATCGACGGCGAGCGCATCAAG ATCCAGCTATGGGATACGGCAGGCCAGGAGCGCTTCAGAAAGAGCATGGTGCAGCACTATTACAGGAACGTACACGCTGTTGTGTTTGTGTATGATATGACAAACATTGCCAGTTTTCACAGTCTGCCATCATGGATAGAAGAATGCAAACAACACCTCCTTGCCAACGATATACCACGGATTCTTGTTGGAAATAAATGTGACCTGAGAAGTGCTATTCAGGTACCTACGGACTTGGCCCAGAAGTTTGCTGATACTCACAGTATGCCGTTATTTGAAACCTCTGCCAAAAACCCCAATGACAATGACCATGTGGAGGCCATATTTATGACACTGGCTCACAAGCTTAAAAGTCACAAGCCATTAATGCTTAGTCAACCCCCAGATCGCGATCAAATACATATAAAGCCTGAACCAAAACCTGCCATGACCTGCTGGTGTTAA